From Mustela nigripes isolate SB6536 chromosome 13, MUSNIG.SB6536, whole genome shotgun sequence, one genomic window encodes:
- the SAV1 gene encoding protein salvador homolog 1: protein MLSRKKTKNEVSKPAEVQGKYVKKETSPLLRNLMPSFIRHGPTIPRRTDICLPDSSPNAFSASGDGIVSRNQSFLRTPIQRTPHEIMRRESNRLSAPSYLARSLADVPREYGSSQSFLTEVNFAVENGDSGSRYYYSDNYFDGQRRRPLGDRAHEDYRYYEYNHDLFQRMPQNQGRHASGIGRVAATSLGNLTNHGSEDLPLPPGWSVDWTMRGRKYYIDHNTNTTHWSHPLEREGLPPGWERVESSEFGTYYVDHTNKKAQYRHPCAPSVPRYDQPPPVTYQPQQTERNQSLLVPANPYHTAEIPDWLQVYARAPVKYDHILKWELFQLADLDTYQGMLKLLFMKELEQIVKMYEAYRQALLTELENRKQRQQWYAQQHGKNF from the exons ATGCTGTCccgaaagaaaaccaaaaacgaAGTGTCCAAGCCCGCCGAGGTGCAGGGCAAGTACGTGAAGAAAGAGACGTCGCCTCTGCTCCGGA atCTCATGCCTTCATTTATTCGGCATGGTCCAACAATTCCAAGACGAACTGATATCTGTCTGCCAGATTCAAGTCCTAATGCCTTTTCAGCTTCTGGAGATGGAATAGTTTCAAGAAATCAGAGTTTTCTTAGAACTCCAATTCAAAGAACACCTCATGAAATAATGAGAAGAGAAAGCAACAGATTGTCTGCACCTTCTTATCTTGCCCGGAGTCTAGCAGATGTCCCTAGGGAGTATGGCTCTTCTCAGTCATTTTTAACAGAAGTTAATTTTGCTGTTGAAAATGGAGACTCTGGTTCCCGATATTATTATTCAGATAATTATTTTGATGGTCAGAGAAGGCGCCCACTTGGAGATCGTGCACATGAAGACTATAGATATTATGAATACAACCATGATCTCTTCCAAAGAATGCCACAGAATCAGGGGAGACATGCTTCAG GTATTGGGAGAGTTGCTGCTACATCTTTAGGAAATTTAACTAACCATGGTTCTGAAGATTTACCTCTTCCTCCTGGCTGGTCTGTGGACTGGACaatgagagggagaaaatattatATAGATCACAACACAAATACAACTCATTGGAGCCATCCCCTTGAGCGAGAAGGACTTCCTCCAGGATGGGAGCGAGTTGAATCATCAGAATTCGGAACCTATTATGTAGATCACACAAATAAGAAGGCTCAATATAGGCATCCCTGTGCTCCTAG tGTACCTCGGTATGACCAACCCCCTCCTGTCacatatcagccacagcaaaccGAAAGAAATCAGTCCCTTCTGGTACCTGCAAATCCATATCACACTGCAGAAATTCCTGACTGGCTTCAGGTTTATGCTCGAGCCCCTGTGAA ATATGACCACATTCTGAAGTGGGAACTCTTCCAGCTGGCTGACCTGGATACATACCAGGGAATGCTAAAGTTGCTTTTCATGAAAGAACTGGAACAGATTGTTAAAATGTATGAAGCCTACAGACAGGCTCTTCTCACAGAATTGGAAAACCGCAAGCAGAGACAGCAGTGGTATGCCCAACAACATGGCaagaatttttaa